The DNA window AAGAGTTAGATTCATCTATTTTTCTTTAAGACACTAAAGCAATGAGAATGCACGATACAACACAACTCTGAACCATTTTAAAACTATTTAACCATTTCACAAAACTAGAGCATGATTTGTTGGAGTGTTAAATCATATTTAACCTAAAATGAACGAAATCTCTTACATTAGTTAGAAATTAACCTTTAATTAGAACACTTATAATTggcaaatttgaaaaataaatactactatgaGTGAAGAGAAATCTAAGCCAATGGTCGCCAAGTGTAAAAGGTTTTATAACAAGACTCGTGTTTTATTATGGCTAGTGTGATTCAACTTTTTCTAAATGGTATTTATGGCATATATTCTTGAATATGCTAATCACATTTTAACCAAAACAAAAACTTACCAAAGTAAGCTCATAAATATCGTATTTAATCTCTTGTGTGTGGGAGAGATTGTTTTTACTGTAGAAAGTGCGAAAatgttattaaaattaaatgcaaatttATACGCATTTAAATTCCAAGTCCCTAAGTCTCCAAATTGAGATACGTATGAATcttgaaaaatataattataattaatattttgtaaattttgcctaactttattttacaaaaaaaaacattttgaaCGGTGGTTTTGAGAGTTGTGAAAGATATACTTCAGAATTAATATAATACTCTATATAAGATACGTAAATCTATTAACATATACCCTCTTCTTGGAATTTCTTTAACATTATCTCTTATACCAATTAATGGAAAACATAAATTATACATATGAGAGAAGAGGAGAAAATGAATGTATACTCTATTTATAACAAAACACTCGGTCTAAATAAAGTCCAAATCTTGGCGCAAGTCGCTATTTTTGTCAATTATATGAAATGTTTTTCACCATTTATTGCAAcccaaaatttcattaatttggtaaaaataaataaatttaaatttctaaCTATTGGTAAACGCAAAATGTACCAACAGTTATTGTGGAAAAAGCAAAATTCAAAAGCTTGTAGAGATGAATTGTTAGTTACTCTaatgggattgattttttttgccgttgttttggaaaaatgatacaGTAATAAATACTGACTTCTTTAatactattttttcttttactattttttcattttaattatttattattgtttttataaaatatatgtcGAAAATCAATCAATCACTTAAATTGGAACGAAATGGATATTAATCGAACTTAAGCAAATTACGATCCTAACTCACCTAtaaaagtatggataacccttACTCTTATAAGCAAATTATGTGTATTAGAAGAAATGAGCCACTCGCCCCTTAAAAGACCTTATAAGAGtgagggttatccatacttttataggtgagctaggatcgttaccaagtcgatgtgagacaagatattaagaattttaacaaTGTGGCAACACGACTTTTGTCTTGGATCATAGGAAATGTGTTAAATTGTAGTAGTATCTGGCAACACGACTTTTGGTCTTGGATCATAGGAAATTTAACACATAAGTAAATATTGGATTATGTAAATTTCAAATAAAGTTATCAATGGGCTTGACGTAGATAAAAAAGTTGCTTTTGACAAGACGAGAGTGACTCATCGGTCGGTAACTTTGAAACCAATTTTGAAAATGTGTCAATCGATTAAGCTCAATGTATAGATAGTAAAAATGAATATTCTAtcacaataaacaaaaatgGAATCAACTAATACAAGAAAAACTAAAGCAAAATTGGTAGCAAACATCACGATTCATTATATTATGCGTCATAAAAAATAGGTCTTCCAACACCTCCAAATTGAAAAAGAAATTCCAAACAACAATTCGAAACATACAAGTAATCAAATAATCACAAataacaacaaacaaaaaaattagcAAAGGTTAACATCGCAATCACTATGCGTGTCATATGTTGAGCCAATCAACAACTATTAAgtaattttaaaacaaataaagCTAAACCATTTACTAGAACAATGACTAAGATAGATGCATTAACATGTCTAATGGTGCAACGACGAGACTAAACATGACCCTGATAATATTGGTGTGGTATTACTTTGCCATCGATTCACATTTCATCAACGCTACTAATTGACCTCGTTAAGATGTGCTACGAATCGCAACAATTCAATACATCCCGCAGCAACGTACACGGATTAAagcaacaaagaaaaataaaatcatgatAGCAAAATGCACGCAAAATTAAGTAACATAAGCACGCAAATGAGCAGgtaaataactataaaaataattttgttagaTTTTTTTAGCCTTTATTCAACATTTTCCTTGTAATATGGAATAGACTTTCCATTGACTCTAAACAAACCTAGTTTcaacaaactaaaaaatttGTTCtattagtttttaaaaaaaatcagaaatatAATAGGCTATTCGGATGACCGGTGGGGACCATATATCGCTTAAACCCTAGTAGACTCTCCTGCTCTACTCGAGCGACACGTGTCACAAGCCACGGCTTTCTCTTCCCCATAATTATTTTTCATCcccaaaataaaaggaaaagaaaaaacaaaacctTCCACTCTCAAGCAACTAGCAAGTAGCaactcatctctctctctctcttcaattCCTCTCTCCCCTCAAATCCATTATCACCACCAAATCGATTTCGAAATTCGAAGTTCGTTCACAGAGAGATGGAGCAGAGCGCAGATTCGCGCAGTTCTCTGATTTCTTCGGCGAATGAAGACGAATTCGCCGTTTGCCGAATCCTGCTCGGTCTCAGGAAGCTCTTGTCGTTATCTGAATCGCTCTCCGATCACAACTGGGGCTGCAGGCGGAGGAGATCCTGCCTTGTCTCTCCGCCGTCGCTAATTAGCGCTTCATCCTTGCCGGAAAACAGAATTGAAGAGGCATGCCTTCCACTCAAagcagaggaggaggaggcggcggcggtttCGAGCCCCGAAACACCGCTGTCCTTCCCCCCCAGCGAATGCGATGATAGGCACAAGCATTCGTCGAAGAAAAACTCGAAGAAAAGGGTACATACTTTCTCCTTAATCTGTTTCCTCTTTGATTTAGTATATTTCGAGTTTTGCTTTTGATTCACTGATTTTGACGATCCCCTGTTTCCTGCTGAGTTTTTGCTGCAAGttttttctccttcattaaTGCCGAAATTGACGAATTTAGCCCTTGGATCTGCAGTTGAGGGAAGGTTACTTGGATATGATAAACAGACTTACTGAGAGGAAGGAGCTGCTGTCAAGGGTAAATTCGTCATAACATATTTCACCAACAGTTGTCATTCTCATCTCTCATCATCACCTTATCTCCCAATCTAAACAAAACAGGAGATTAAAAAGGTGAAGAAGTTCCACAACGAGCTCAAGGCCTACAATTCCCAGCTCAAATCATTCAAACAAGCGGTATGAAATAGAATTAACCCCAAAACAGGCTCTCGAATTAatccaattttttaaaacttgaatCAACATTTTGTTTGTAAATCAGGAGATGAGAAGAGATCATGTGCTCCGATTGGGCGGGGTACGGGATTTCGATCTAAACCGTCCCGCTGAAGAGGCGTTCGGCGACGTGGAGGTATGTCAGCCGTTTGATGCTACCGCGGCGGATAAACGGGCCAGATCTGCTGAAGCGAGGATGAAGAGGATGAAAATCATCAAAAACAAGTCTAGATTTAGGAAAtactaaaatcttttaatttattgttttattttagttCCACATTGACCACTTGTTCTCCAATAGAATTGGGTAGAATCAATTTCTTGACGTTTGCCAAAAATATTGGTTTAATTGAGATTGTAAAGCGGCAACATTTTTGGGTAATTTTTGTACTATGATTCTCTCTTAAACTGATGGATTTATCTGCAGAAAGTTATAATTTGGAATGAATGGAAGAGATATTGTTGTACTAATGATTCTCTCGTGTCGTCATACTAATATGAAGTAAACAAACTTGTTTTACAAGGGTGACAAATTCGATCTAAAGATTTCTACAGCATAGTATGAATTTTAGATGTTCATTTTATGATTACGAGTAGGGCTGGGTATTCAGTTTGTCGGTTCTCAGTTAACCAAGAACCGAACCAAAAATGTCGATTTTCGGTTAACCAATAACCGAAAATGTCGATCACGGTTCGGGTCCCGACTAGGAGACCCGCTTTGACGTCGGTTATCGGTTTAAACCGATTGCCGAACAGATAACCGATTAAGCCCAAAAGCCACGAGCCACATATATTTAGACTCATATTTATATGGGCCACGAGCCACATATAAGCCCAAAGGCTATGATTAAATTCACTGAGGAAGAGGCTTATCTTTTATAACAATGTTTTGTATTCTTATGTTGTAAAAGTCAATGTGGGATAATCTTAAGACACATAAGTGATTTTTTGGGTTTATgctattttcttaaattatgtttttaatgAAGGTGAATTCGAAGGTGAGgcataatttaaatttcaatttaaatattaCAAATAGATGAATACGATTGTTTTATATAGtttataaattcatttttattttattttatgagatGTTGGCAAATAGTTTCAGCATTGCTTgttaatttctttttcatttttaaatttccttttctattttcttggaaTAATATTTCCATAAAATCCTAGATTCTATAAATATTAGTACAGTAGATtagattaaataaatattaatagagTTCTTTGTCAACTACAAATTTAGCCGAGATTAATATATATTACaactattaaatatttttagaagTTCCTATATAGGGTAGCTATTAaataactatatataaaaaataatttagtcAAGATTTTTACAACTATGAGAAAAGTTTACATACACCCAATAACGATGAAcacacaataaataatttttgtattttattttgttgtgataGCCTTTTAATTTAGTGCACTGCCGCAAATATTACTGCTACAAGGTAAACAAATAAATgttgtttttctttaattctATAGTACTCGTAAAAGTATAATGCCACTTTTCTATTTGTTCGTACAAAAACTTTatttgtagtagtagtatataaatgtAAGCATAAACTTACCATTGTCCCACGTCGTTTGTAACAATAAAGAAAGGAGAGAATAGGCCATtataaaatgaagaaaaatggaacaaggtttttaattaataataatccgTTGATGCAATGTGATTGGCTGTATCTGAGTTCAAATATCATCATGAACAACATAGTTTAGTGAAAATTTTTAAGTAATTTGGGTTCAATTGTTTAACGGTTAACCGTTCGGTTCTAACTGAAATAACCGACTTTTTGTCGGTGTCGGTTTCGGTTTTTGTTTTGGAACCGAAACATGGTCGGTTATCCGACTTGTCGGTTCGGTTATTGATCGAATACCCAGATCTAATTACGAGAATAATTATACCAACAGTGGTAGTTGCTGTTATAAGAAATGAATTTACGACGAATATTCACAAAAATTAATCAATCACTAATACAGAACAAATCTTAACTTACACTAATTCATTAAAACTAACATATGATGATTGAATAAAAACTTAAAATCAAAGACAAAACATTAATCAAAAGGCATTCTCTAGTACTTTTTTTGCAGGAAGATAGTATATCAATTCTCATAATCTTGAGCACCGCCGTCTTCGTAGTCCTCCTCCTCGTCGGCGACGGCGTCCTGGTATTGTTGGTACTCCGCCACCAGATCATTCATGTTGCTCTCCGCTTCCGTGAACTCCATCTCGTCCATCCCCTCACCGGTGTACCAATGTAGGAAAGCCTTCCGGCGGAACATCGCCGTGAACTGCTCACTGACGCGGCGGAACATCTCCTGTATCGACGTCGAGTTTCCGATGAACGTTGATGACATCTTCAGCCCGGTAGGCGGTATGTCGCAGACGCTCGACTTGACGTTGTTCGGGATCCACTCGACGAAGTAGGACGAGTTCTTGTTCTGCACGTGCAACATTTGCTCGTCGACCTCCTTTGTGCTCATCTTCCCCCGGAACATGGCGGAGGCTGTCAGGTACCGGCCGTTCCGGGGGTCGGCCGCACACATCATGTTCTTAGCGTCCCACATCTGCAGGGACAACTCTGGGACGCTAAGGGCAAAGTAGTTCTGGGATCCACGGGAGGTGAGTGGGGCGAACCCCACCATGAAGAAGTGAAGGCGGGGGAAAGGGATAAGGTTCACGGCCAGTTTCCGAAGGTCGGAGTTTAGCTGCCCTGGGAACCTTAGGCAGCATGTCACCCCGCTCATCGTCGCCGAGATCAAGTGGTTCAGGTCCCCAACTGCAGGAGAGAAAAAATGAGTGTTACGTTGAAACTTATTTTCATATACTTATTACGTTGTacaagttttataataaaatcaaGTGAAATGAATTGAATATGAGATTCATTTACCAAATTATTAAAATGAAAGTAGATATTTAATAGGTTATGGCCCAAAATGAAGTATTGTAAGACTTATATTTGGAAACATAGAAAATATTATCTAAAAGCATGCACATGTGATCAAAATTGTAGGCTTTGGGTAGGTAAAATTTGGTACTCACAACTTGGAGTAGTGAGCTTCAGGGTACGGAGGCAGATATCGTAAAGGGCCTCATTGTCGAGGACCATGCATTCGTCCGCGTTCTCGACTAATTGGTGGACGGAGAGGGTGGCGTTGTAGGGCTCAACCACCGTGTCAGAGACCTTCGGGGATGGGAAAACGGAGAAAGTGAGCATCATTCTATCGGGGAACTCCTCTCTGATCTTTGAGATCAGGAGGGTGCCCATGCCAGACCCCGTGCCCCCACCCAATGAGTGGCACACTTGGAACCCTGATCACATAGTTGGTAACATCAATTAATCTTTCCGATGCAACAAATATTATGCTATAAAATGGGATTTATTGTCTCTTAATTTCCAACAATTACTCTTTTCGGTACAACAAATCTTAGGCAATAAAAGTTAGAAAGTTAAGCCAAATTCTGGTAACATATATTCCAAATTTTAAATTGCAAACATAAAGTTTCTAAAAATTGCAATTGTCCTGTAACAATTTTATTTAGCAAAATACGATATGGAGTTGGTGTATATGTATAAAATGCAAATGTGTAATAGTAATGCATATGTTTATTGACGTGAAAAAACAGACTAATTAAACGATGTCATTTTTGAGCCTACAATGTACTTCATTTTCCTAGAAATTTGatgaaatgagacatttgaGAACTTGCGATATATTTTTGTAGAATGAAGGCAATAATTGTGAACCTTGCATACAGTCGCAGCTCTCGGCCTCCTTCCTAACAACGTCGAGAACGGAGTCGATGAGCTCGGCGCCCTCGGTGTAATGCCCCTTGGCCCAGTTATTCCCGGCCCCGGACTGGCCGAATACAAAGTTGTCGGGGCGGAATATGTGGCCGTAGGGGGCGGCCCGGATGGAGTCCATGGTGCCGGGCTCGAGATCCATGAGGACGGCCCGAGGGACGTACCTCCCCTGGGAGGCCTCGTTGAAGTAGACGTTGATGCGGTCGAGCTTCATGTGGGAGGCGCCGTTGTACTTTCCGGTGGTGTCGACGTCGTGCTCATCGCAGATCACCTCCCAGAATTTGGAGCCGATCTGGTTGCCGCATTGGCCCCCTTGAATGTGAAGGATCTCTCTCATCTTTTCCCCACCCACCTCTTTCTGTGCTTTTCAGTCGGATCAAGGTGGGATGTGTTTTTTTCATCAAACCAAAATGAGGCGGAGAGGAATctgagggagggagggagggagataCTTTCAACCAACCGCTTTTCTCTCTTCAATACAATCAATCTCCACACATTAATCTCATATCATATGTACAAACCATTATCAAATTACATCTGcacaaattaaaatatagtactagtaattaggGAATTATTACTACACCAAAATTGGTTGAAACGACCAACATTCAACGGATCACGGCttaatcggcccaatttttcaATCGAAAGCCCAATAGTTTTTGGAGCTAGCTAACCTAATGGGCCTACTGGGCTAAGAGGCAGAGGACAGTTTAACAAAGAAAAACCCTAATTCAACAATTCTTCACCTATAAATATGTTTAGAATTCAGCTGTATAACATAACAACAACATCTCTTTGGAGTTCACCTATTCTCCGCTTATTCTCCCCATCTCATATCTTCTGGTTTATGTCTttgtttcaaatttaattattaaagcctttattttgaagaatctttttgtttatttcaatTGATTTCCCCCAAATGATGATTCTGGATTGAATATCTCACGACGGTCTTCTGAGATGCTCAGTGTCATCGTTGATGTAATCACAATCCTTTGTTTCGGATTATTTTCGATTTATTTGATTCTTATTTTTGAAACCGATTTGTTTCCTTTAGATTTAAAAATGGCTTGGCTGGCTTAATGAGGATATACCTTAAATTATTCCGATACTATATGAATGGATAATTTACCTCCTACTCATTCTGAGAGCCATCAGTCTGCTTCTGTcgatttttcttatttttttgattCGACTccaattatgtttattttccaaattttgatgtttattttcattattttatcttCGAATAGCTCCTTTTAAAAAAGATCATTGCAAAaagaatttaattttgttttgaaaatttaatttttgcaattaaattgattttttaaatagCTCAATGAAGAAACGCATTTGATGAGATCAGCTACTGGTCGttgaaattttatatataatgcaCAAGTCCTTTTCATTCAGAGTGCTGTTTGATAAATCCGCaacttttttattaaaatctcgTGTTTTTAGTGATTTTTCATGTTAAATTTCTGAGTTTTTACAATGGGTGTCCTTCATATCTACCAGAGTTTGGGCATTTACTTCCTAATTTAACTAAAAATTTGGAAATAATAAGTACtccaattatttaaaaattatctgCTGATAAAGATGATTAATTATCATATATTTAAACAATTAGTCCACTATATTTTAAACATACTGCGTACATTGAAATCTTACCCTTCGAAATAGATGACTGCGAAAATTGTACTCCAATCCAAAGATTCTGTTTTAATAGTGTTGTGATTTagacacacaaggctttcacacactcaagaagatcacacacacactcactgttgtatgagatcacacaatgcagaaacacacacactcacactttgagtattgaagatgataatcttggagagaaactggaaaactctttattgataaaacttctaactacatacacggtttatgagctatttaaagctctacactcaagtagcaactgctactaactaactacaacaagaatcaagaaaacaagaagaataaccgctacatctcagctaactaactgctgctccaacggctagttcggctaggttgcttcttccttctcggctcaagaccgaactcccttctcggctcaagaccgaactccccgaattcccttctcggctcaaaaccgaactcccttctcggctcaaaaaccgaactcccttctcggctagttccagctcaaagccgagcttccttcttctgccttctcggctagttccagctcaaagccgagcttccttcttctgccttcttcttcca is part of the Salvia splendens isolate huo1 chromosome 6, SspV2, whole genome shotgun sequence genome and encodes:
- the LOC121806948 gene encoding uncharacterized protein LOC121806948 translates to MEQSADSRSSLISSANEDEFAVCRILLGLRKLLSLSESLSDHNWGCRRRRSCLVSPPSLISASSLPENRIEEACLPLKAEEEEAAAVSSPETPLSFPPSECDDRHKHSSKKNSKKRLREGYLDMINRLTERKELLSREIKKVKKFHNELKAYNSQLKSFKQAEMRRDHVLRLGGVRDFDLNRPAEEAFGDVEVCQPFDATAADKRARSAEARMKRMKIIKNKSRFRKY
- the LOC121806952 gene encoding tubulin beta chain-like, coding for MREILHIQGGQCGNQIGSKFWEVICDEHDVDTTGKYNGASHMKLDRINVYFNEASQGRYVPRAVLMDLEPGTMDSIRAAPYGHIFRPDNFVFGQSGAGNNWAKGHYTEGAELIDSVLDVVRKEAESCDCMQGFQVCHSLGGGTGSGMGTLLISKIREEFPDRMMLTFSVFPSPKVSDTVVEPYNATLSVHQLVENADECMVLDNEALYDICLRTLKLTTPSFGDLNHLISATMSGVTCCLRFPGQLNSDLRKLAVNLIPFPRLHFFMVGFAPLTSRGSQNYFALSVPELSLQMWDAKNMMCAADPRNGRYLTASAMFRGKMSTKEVDEQMLHVQNKNSSYFVEWIPNNVKSSVCDIPPTGLKMSSTFIGNSTSIQEMFRRVSEQFTAMFRRKAFLHWYTGEGMDEMEFTEAESNMNDLVAEYQQYQDAVADEEEDYEDGGAQDYEN